Proteins encoded within one genomic window of Platichthys flesus chromosome 17, fPlaFle2.1, whole genome shotgun sequence:
- the eomesa gene encoding eomesodermin homolog a isoform X1 has translation MQLENILPSASINLPKTFYNLSSSDSVNNSPRPSSQLEYQEVDRTESESGSVPKKYLSGVGNGMLGEAGDTFTKSGPDGRKGSPVLEDELTSARRYNIDELGSDRYFISSQASTDMASPCSLFPYAGQTGSVYTGSSGSRYPASLHYGSVLPPTGFSSSSVCTGRSQFSTGGYQFSQGPGCLYPSYPGTGTGIGSMSLPGSAAGARAQVYLCNRPLWLKFHRHQTEMIITKQGRRMFPFLSFNITGLNLTAHYNVFVEVILADPNHWRFQGGKWVTCGKADNNMQGNKMYVHPESPNTGAHWMRQEISFGKLKLTNNKGANNNNTQMIVLQSLHKYQPRLHIVEVTEDGVEDMSNEARTQTFTFPENQFIAVTAYQNTDITQLKIDHNPFAKGFRDNYDSMYTAPESDRLTPSPTDSPRSTQIVPGARYAMQPFFQDQFVNNLPQNRFYTGERAVPQTNSLLSPQSEDASAAASAQRWFVPPVQQPGSNKLDLSYDNDYSTSSLLSYGIKPLSLQTSHALSYYPDSAFASMAAGWGTRSTYQRKMTTGLPWSPRPSPPAFPEDQLGATKDKLPDESAPPASTWIETSHSLKSVDSTDSGVYSMVCKRRRMSPGGSSTENSPTIKCEDLTTEEYNKDNPKGMGYYAFYTSP, from the exons ATGCAGTTAGAGAACATCCTTCCCAGCGCGAGCATCAATTTACCCAAAACCTTTTACAACCTCTCCTCGTCGGACAGTGTCAACAACAGCCCGAGGCCGTCGTCCCAGCTCGAGTACCAGGAGGTGGACCGGACGGAGTCGGAGTCCGGCAGCGTGCCCAAGAAATATCTGAGCGGGGTGGGCAACGGGATGCTGGGCGAGGCGGGGGACACTTTCACTAAATCCGGGCCCGATGGGAGGAAAGGCTCCCCGGTGCTCGAGGACGAGCTGACGAGCGCTCGGCGGTACAACATAGACGAACTTGGCTCTGACAGATACTTCATCTCGTCCCAGGCGAGTACCGACATGGCAAGCCCCTGTTCCCTCTTTCCCTATGCAGGACAGACCGGCTCGGTGTACACGGGCTCCAGCGGCTCCCGGTACCCGGCGTCGCTTCACTACGGATCCGTCCTGCCGCCCAcgggcttctcctcctcgtccgtGTGCACCGGCCGGAGCCAGTTTAGCACCGGAGGGTACCAGTTCAGCCAGGGTCCGGGCTGTTTGTACCCCTCCTATCCAGGGACGGGGACGGGCATCGGCTCCATGTCGCTGCCGGGGTCTGCCGCCGGAGCCAGGGCGCAGGTGTATCTGTGCAACCGGCCTCTGTGGCTGAAATTCCACCGGCACCAGACCGAGATGATCATCACCAAGCAGGGCAG acGGATGTTTCCATTCCTGAGTTTCAACATCACCGGACTCAACCTCACGGCACATTACAACGTCTTCGTAGAAGTCATATTGGCCGACCCGAACCACTGGCGCTTTCAGGGAGGAAAGTGGGTCACCTGTGGGAAAGCGGACAACAATATGCAAG GTAACAAGATGTATGTTCATCCCGAATCTCCAAACACTGGTGCTCACTGGATGAGGCAAGAAATCTCATTTGGCAAGTTGAAGCTGACCAACAACAAAGgggccaacaacaacaacacacag ATGATAGTCTTGCAGTCGCTTCATAAATACCAGCCGCGGCTGCACATTGTGGAGGTGACGGAGGACGGAGTGGAGGACATGAGCAACGAGGCCAGGACTCAAACCTTCACCTTCCCAGAGAACCAGTTTATAGCCGTCACTGCGTACCAGAACACAGAC ATCACACAGCTGAAGATAGATCACAACCCATTTGCAAAAGGCTTCCGGGACAATTATGACTC GATGTACACAGCTCCAGAGAGTGACAGGTTGACTCCATCCCCTACAGATTCCCCTCGCTCCACCCAGATTGTGCCTGGGGCCCGCTACGCCATGCAGCCTTTCTTTCAGGACCAGTTTGTCAACAACCTGCCTCAGAACCGTTTCTACACTGGTGAACGGGCGGTTCCCCAAACCAACAGCCTTCTCTCCCCACAGAGTGAGGACGCCAGCGCCGCCGCCTCTGCCCAGCGCTGGTTCGTCCCACCGGTTCAGCAACCGGGCTCCAACAAGCTGGACCTGTCCTATGACAATGACTATTCCACCAGTAGCCTCCTCTCCTATGGCATAAAGCCCCTGTCCCTTCAGACCTCCCATGCCCTCAGTTACTACCCAGACTCGGCCTTCGCCTCCATGGCTGCTGGTTGGGGCACCAGAAGCACTTACCAGCGCAAGATGACCACGGGCCTGCCCTGGTCCCCTCGTCCGAGTCCCCCGGCCTTCCCCGAGGACCAGCTGGGGGCCACTAAAGACAAGCTGCCGGACGAGAGCGCGCCCCCGGCCTCAACCTGGATCGAGACGTCCCACTCACTGAAATCTGTGGACTCTACTGATTCTGGTGTGTACTCCATGGTGTGCAAGAGGCGCAGGATGTCTCCTGGGGGCTCGAGCACAGAGAACTCCCCCACCATCAAGTGTGAGGACTTGACCACGGAGGAGTACAACAAGGACAACCCAAAAGGCATGGGTTATTATGCATTCTACACAAGCCCCTGA
- the eomesa gene encoding eomesodermin homolog a isoform X2, translating into MQLENILPSASINLPKTFYNLSSSDSVNNSPRPSSQLEYQEVDRTESESGSVPKKYLSGVGNGMLGEAGDTFTKSGPDGRKGSPVLEDELTSARRYNIDELGSDRYFISSQASTDMASPCSLFPYAGQTGSVYTGSSGSRYPASLHYGSVLPPTGFSSSSVCTGRSQFSTGGYQFSQGPGCLYPSYPGTGTGIGSMSLPGSAAGARAQVYLCNRPLWLKFHRHQTEMIITKQGRRMFPFLSFNITGLNLTAHYNVFVEVILADPNHWRFQGGKWVTCGKADNNMQGNKMYVHPESPNTGAHWMRQEISFGKLKLTNNKGANNNNTQMIVLQSLHKYQPRLHIVEVTEDGVEDMSNEARTQTFTFPENQFIAVTAYQNTDITQLKIDHNPFAKGFRDNYDSMYTAPESDRLTPSPTDSPRSTQIVPGARYAMQPFFQDQFVNNLPQNRFYTGERAVPQTNSLLSPQSEDASAAASAQRWFVPPVQQPGSNKLDLSYDNDYSTSSLLSYGIKPLSLQTSHALSYYPDSAFASMAAGWGTRSTYQRKMTTGLPWSPRPSPPAFPEDQLGATKDKLPDESAPPASTWIETSHSLKSVDSTDSGVYSMVCKRRRMSPGGSSTENSPTIKCEDLTTEEYNKDNPKGAKA; encoded by the exons ATGCAGTTAGAGAACATCCTTCCCAGCGCGAGCATCAATTTACCCAAAACCTTTTACAACCTCTCCTCGTCGGACAGTGTCAACAACAGCCCGAGGCCGTCGTCCCAGCTCGAGTACCAGGAGGTGGACCGGACGGAGTCGGAGTCCGGCAGCGTGCCCAAGAAATATCTGAGCGGGGTGGGCAACGGGATGCTGGGCGAGGCGGGGGACACTTTCACTAAATCCGGGCCCGATGGGAGGAAAGGCTCCCCGGTGCTCGAGGACGAGCTGACGAGCGCTCGGCGGTACAACATAGACGAACTTGGCTCTGACAGATACTTCATCTCGTCCCAGGCGAGTACCGACATGGCAAGCCCCTGTTCCCTCTTTCCCTATGCAGGACAGACCGGCTCGGTGTACACGGGCTCCAGCGGCTCCCGGTACCCGGCGTCGCTTCACTACGGATCCGTCCTGCCGCCCAcgggcttctcctcctcgtccgtGTGCACCGGCCGGAGCCAGTTTAGCACCGGAGGGTACCAGTTCAGCCAGGGTCCGGGCTGTTTGTACCCCTCCTATCCAGGGACGGGGACGGGCATCGGCTCCATGTCGCTGCCGGGGTCTGCCGCCGGAGCCAGGGCGCAGGTGTATCTGTGCAACCGGCCTCTGTGGCTGAAATTCCACCGGCACCAGACCGAGATGATCATCACCAAGCAGGGCAG acGGATGTTTCCATTCCTGAGTTTCAACATCACCGGACTCAACCTCACGGCACATTACAACGTCTTCGTAGAAGTCATATTGGCCGACCCGAACCACTGGCGCTTTCAGGGAGGAAAGTGGGTCACCTGTGGGAAAGCGGACAACAATATGCAAG GTAACAAGATGTATGTTCATCCCGAATCTCCAAACACTGGTGCTCACTGGATGAGGCAAGAAATCTCATTTGGCAAGTTGAAGCTGACCAACAACAAAGgggccaacaacaacaacacacag ATGATAGTCTTGCAGTCGCTTCATAAATACCAGCCGCGGCTGCACATTGTGGAGGTGACGGAGGACGGAGTGGAGGACATGAGCAACGAGGCCAGGACTCAAACCTTCACCTTCCCAGAGAACCAGTTTATAGCCGTCACTGCGTACCAGAACACAGAC ATCACACAGCTGAAGATAGATCACAACCCATTTGCAAAAGGCTTCCGGGACAATTATGACTC GATGTACACAGCTCCAGAGAGTGACAGGTTGACTCCATCCCCTACAGATTCCCCTCGCTCCACCCAGATTGTGCCTGGGGCCCGCTACGCCATGCAGCCTTTCTTTCAGGACCAGTTTGTCAACAACCTGCCTCAGAACCGTTTCTACACTGGTGAACGGGCGGTTCCCCAAACCAACAGCCTTCTCTCCCCACAGAGTGAGGACGCCAGCGCCGCCGCCTCTGCCCAGCGCTGGTTCGTCCCACCGGTTCAGCAACCGGGCTCCAACAAGCTGGACCTGTCCTATGACAATGACTATTCCACCAGTAGCCTCCTCTCCTATGGCATAAAGCCCCTGTCCCTTCAGACCTCCCATGCCCTCAGTTACTACCCAGACTCGGCCTTCGCCTCCATGGCTGCTGGTTGGGGCACCAGAAGCACTTACCAGCGCAAGATGACCACGGGCCTGCCCTGGTCCCCTCGTCCGAGTCCCCCGGCCTTCCCCGAGGACCAGCTGGGGGCCACTAAAGACAAGCTGCCGGACGAGAGCGCGCCCCCGGCCTCAACCTGGATCGAGACGTCCCACTCACTGAAATCTGTGGACTCTACTGATTCTGGTGTGTACTCCATGGTGTGCAAGAGGCGCAGGATGTCTCCTGGGGGCTCGAGCACAGAGAACTCCCCCACCATCAAGTGTGAGGACTTGACCACGGAGGAGTACAACAAGGACAACCCAAAAG GTGCCAAAGCTTAG
- the eomesa gene encoding eomesodermin homolog a isoform X4, whose translation MSLPGSAAGARAQVYLCNRPLWLKFHRHQTEMIITKQGRRMFPFLSFNITGLNLTAHYNVFVEVILADPNHWRFQGGKWVTCGKADNNMQGNKMYVHPESPNTGAHWMRQEISFGKLKLTNNKGANNNNTQMIVLQSLHKYQPRLHIVEVTEDGVEDMSNEARTQTFTFPENQFIAVTAYQNTDITQLKIDHNPFAKGFRDNYDSMYTAPESDRLTPSPTDSPRSTQIVPGARYAMQPFFQDQFVNNLPQNRFYTGERAVPQTNSLLSPQSEDASAAASAQRWFVPPVQQPGSNKLDLSYDNDYSTSSLLSYGIKPLSLQTSHALSYYPDSAFASMAAGWGTRSTYQRKMTTGLPWSPRPSPPAFPEDQLGATKDKLPDESAPPASTWIETSHSLKSVDSTDSGVYSMVCKRRRMSPGGSSTENSPTIKCEDLTTEEYNKDNPKGMGYYAFYTSP comes from the exons ATGTCGCTGCCGGGGTCTGCCGCCGGAGCCAGGGCGCAGGTGTATCTGTGCAACCGGCCTCTGTGGCTGAAATTCCACCGGCACCAGACCGAGATGATCATCACCAAGCAGGGCAG acGGATGTTTCCATTCCTGAGTTTCAACATCACCGGACTCAACCTCACGGCACATTACAACGTCTTCGTAGAAGTCATATTGGCCGACCCGAACCACTGGCGCTTTCAGGGAGGAAAGTGGGTCACCTGTGGGAAAGCGGACAACAATATGCAAG GTAACAAGATGTATGTTCATCCCGAATCTCCAAACACTGGTGCTCACTGGATGAGGCAAGAAATCTCATTTGGCAAGTTGAAGCTGACCAACAACAAAGgggccaacaacaacaacacacag ATGATAGTCTTGCAGTCGCTTCATAAATACCAGCCGCGGCTGCACATTGTGGAGGTGACGGAGGACGGAGTGGAGGACATGAGCAACGAGGCCAGGACTCAAACCTTCACCTTCCCAGAGAACCAGTTTATAGCCGTCACTGCGTACCAGAACACAGAC ATCACACAGCTGAAGATAGATCACAACCCATTTGCAAAAGGCTTCCGGGACAATTATGACTC GATGTACACAGCTCCAGAGAGTGACAGGTTGACTCCATCCCCTACAGATTCCCCTCGCTCCACCCAGATTGTGCCTGGGGCCCGCTACGCCATGCAGCCTTTCTTTCAGGACCAGTTTGTCAACAACCTGCCTCAGAACCGTTTCTACACTGGTGAACGGGCGGTTCCCCAAACCAACAGCCTTCTCTCCCCACAGAGTGAGGACGCCAGCGCCGCCGCCTCTGCCCAGCGCTGGTTCGTCCCACCGGTTCAGCAACCGGGCTCCAACAAGCTGGACCTGTCCTATGACAATGACTATTCCACCAGTAGCCTCCTCTCCTATGGCATAAAGCCCCTGTCCCTTCAGACCTCCCATGCCCTCAGTTACTACCCAGACTCGGCCTTCGCCTCCATGGCTGCTGGTTGGGGCACCAGAAGCACTTACCAGCGCAAGATGACCACGGGCCTGCCCTGGTCCCCTCGTCCGAGTCCCCCGGCCTTCCCCGAGGACCAGCTGGGGGCCACTAAAGACAAGCTGCCGGACGAGAGCGCGCCCCCGGCCTCAACCTGGATCGAGACGTCCCACTCACTGAAATCTGTGGACTCTACTGATTCTGGTGTGTACTCCATGGTGTGCAAGAGGCGCAGGATGTCTCCTGGGGGCTCGAGCACAGAGAACTCCCCCACCATCAAGTGTGAGGACTTGACCACGGAGGAGTACAACAAGGACAACCCAAAAGGCATGGGTTATTATGCATTCTACACAAGCCCCTGA
- the eomesa gene encoding eomesodermin homolog a isoform X3 has translation MLGEAGDTFTKSGPDGRKGSPVLEDELTSARRYNIDELGSDRYFISSQASTDMASPCSLFPYAGQTGSVYTGSSGSRYPASLHYGSVLPPTGFSSSSVCTGRSQFSTGGYQFSQGPGCLYPSYPGTGTGIGSMSLPGSAAGARAQVYLCNRPLWLKFHRHQTEMIITKQGRRMFPFLSFNITGLNLTAHYNVFVEVILADPNHWRFQGGKWVTCGKADNNMQGNKMYVHPESPNTGAHWMRQEISFGKLKLTNNKGANNNNTQMIVLQSLHKYQPRLHIVEVTEDGVEDMSNEARTQTFTFPENQFIAVTAYQNTDITQLKIDHNPFAKGFRDNYDSMYTAPESDRLTPSPTDSPRSTQIVPGARYAMQPFFQDQFVNNLPQNRFYTGERAVPQTNSLLSPQSEDASAAASAQRWFVPPVQQPGSNKLDLSYDNDYSTSSLLSYGIKPLSLQTSHALSYYPDSAFASMAAGWGTRSTYQRKMTTGLPWSPRPSPPAFPEDQLGATKDKLPDESAPPASTWIETSHSLKSVDSTDSGVYSMVCKRRRMSPGGSSTENSPTIKCEDLTTEEYNKDNPKGMGYYAFYTSP, from the exons ATGCTGGGCGAGGCGGGGGACACTTTCACTAAATCCGGGCCCGATGGGAGGAAAGGCTCCCCGGTGCTCGAGGACGAGCTGACGAGCGCTCGGCGGTACAACATAGACGAACTTGGCTCTGACAGATACTTCATCTCGTCCCAGGCGAGTACCGACATGGCAAGCCCCTGTTCCCTCTTTCCCTATGCAGGACAGACCGGCTCGGTGTACACGGGCTCCAGCGGCTCCCGGTACCCGGCGTCGCTTCACTACGGATCCGTCCTGCCGCCCAcgggcttctcctcctcgtccgtGTGCACCGGCCGGAGCCAGTTTAGCACCGGAGGGTACCAGTTCAGCCAGGGTCCGGGCTGTTTGTACCCCTCCTATCCAGGGACGGGGACGGGCATCGGCTCCATGTCGCTGCCGGGGTCTGCCGCCGGAGCCAGGGCGCAGGTGTATCTGTGCAACCGGCCTCTGTGGCTGAAATTCCACCGGCACCAGACCGAGATGATCATCACCAAGCAGGGCAG acGGATGTTTCCATTCCTGAGTTTCAACATCACCGGACTCAACCTCACGGCACATTACAACGTCTTCGTAGAAGTCATATTGGCCGACCCGAACCACTGGCGCTTTCAGGGAGGAAAGTGGGTCACCTGTGGGAAAGCGGACAACAATATGCAAG GTAACAAGATGTATGTTCATCCCGAATCTCCAAACACTGGTGCTCACTGGATGAGGCAAGAAATCTCATTTGGCAAGTTGAAGCTGACCAACAACAAAGgggccaacaacaacaacacacag ATGATAGTCTTGCAGTCGCTTCATAAATACCAGCCGCGGCTGCACATTGTGGAGGTGACGGAGGACGGAGTGGAGGACATGAGCAACGAGGCCAGGACTCAAACCTTCACCTTCCCAGAGAACCAGTTTATAGCCGTCACTGCGTACCAGAACACAGAC ATCACACAGCTGAAGATAGATCACAACCCATTTGCAAAAGGCTTCCGGGACAATTATGACTC GATGTACACAGCTCCAGAGAGTGACAGGTTGACTCCATCCCCTACAGATTCCCCTCGCTCCACCCAGATTGTGCCTGGGGCCCGCTACGCCATGCAGCCTTTCTTTCAGGACCAGTTTGTCAACAACCTGCCTCAGAACCGTTTCTACACTGGTGAACGGGCGGTTCCCCAAACCAACAGCCTTCTCTCCCCACAGAGTGAGGACGCCAGCGCCGCCGCCTCTGCCCAGCGCTGGTTCGTCCCACCGGTTCAGCAACCGGGCTCCAACAAGCTGGACCTGTCCTATGACAATGACTATTCCACCAGTAGCCTCCTCTCCTATGGCATAAAGCCCCTGTCCCTTCAGACCTCCCATGCCCTCAGTTACTACCCAGACTCGGCCTTCGCCTCCATGGCTGCTGGTTGGGGCACCAGAAGCACTTACCAGCGCAAGATGACCACGGGCCTGCCCTGGTCCCCTCGTCCGAGTCCCCCGGCCTTCCCCGAGGACCAGCTGGGGGCCACTAAAGACAAGCTGCCGGACGAGAGCGCGCCCCCGGCCTCAACCTGGATCGAGACGTCCCACTCACTGAAATCTGTGGACTCTACTGATTCTGGTGTGTACTCCATGGTGTGCAAGAGGCGCAGGATGTCTCCTGGGGGCTCGAGCACAGAGAACTCCCCCACCATCAAGTGTGAGGACTTGACCACGGAGGAGTACAACAAGGACAACCCAAAAGGCATGGGTTATTATGCATTCTACACAAGCCCCTGA